A single window of Rhodococcus jostii RHA1 DNA harbors:
- a CDS encoding STAS domain-containing protein, with the protein MKSVLSALPTRYGPPDSSTLFSWAVEPEHGRLSVVSAPGAGGILVVRISGDIDVTTLHTFGNHLDEAINERLPFVLDLTDVQFFCASALPVLGTMAARARRLTVPWAVTGNNALRRPLTAMKMAAQIPFCADLEDAFLLVAQGVHQGGRSA; encoded by the coding sequence ATGAAATCTGTTCTCAGTGCGCTGCCGACACGCTACGGCCCACCCGACAGTTCGACGCTGTTCAGTTGGGCCGTCGAGCCCGAGCACGGGCGGCTCTCCGTCGTCAGTGCGCCCGGTGCCGGCGGGATCCTCGTGGTCCGGATATCCGGTGACATCGACGTCACCACCCTGCACACCTTCGGGAATCATCTCGACGAGGCGATCAACGAACGACTTCCGTTCGTGCTCGACCTGACGGACGTGCAATTCTTCTGCGCGTCTGCCCTGCCGGTACTCGGCACCATGGCCGCCCGCGCCCGCCGGCTCACCGTGCCGTGGGCGGTGACCGGCAACAACGCACTCCGCAGGCCGTTGACGGCAATGAAGATGGCTGCACAGATCCCGTTCTGCGCCGACCTGGAGGACGCCTTCCTGCTGGTCGCCCAGGGAGTTCACCAGGGTGGGCGCTCGGCGTGA
- a CDS encoding alpha,alpha-trehalose-phosphate synthase (UDP-forming) produces the protein MKDSVPHGTSDFVVVANRLPVDMETLDDGTTRWKRSPGGLVTALEPILHDRERGSWVGWPGVPDTKVEPIVSGGVDLYPVELSSDEVKLYYEGFSNATLWPLYHDVLVAPVFDRDWWHSYLDVNRHFAEETARTAAEGATVWVQDYQLQLVPRLLREMRPDLTIGFFLHIPFPPVELFMQLPWRKEIVEGLLGADLIGFHLPGGANNFLFLARRLLGLDTTTAGVGVRSALGKVTLDGRVVQVGAFPISVDSRQLVEQATDPAIVERAAEIRRELGNPRKILLGVDRLDYTKGIDLRLSALGELLDEGRLDPSDTAMVQLATPSRERVEHYMKMRSSIEEQVSHINGDHGQIGRPFVHYLYQPVDRSELIALFLAADVMLVTPMRDGMNLVAKEYVACRADLGGALVLSEFAGAAAELRGAYLVNPHDLDGVKNTIMAALDPEREQGRRRMSRLHRQVLDHDVHRWAQSFLGAL, from the coding sequence GTGAAGGATTCCGTTCCGCACGGCACGTCCGACTTCGTGGTGGTCGCCAACCGGCTGCCCGTTGACATGGAAACACTCGACGACGGGACGACACGCTGGAAGCGGAGCCCCGGAGGCCTCGTCACAGCACTGGAGCCGATCCTTCACGACCGGGAACGCGGTTCCTGGGTGGGCTGGCCCGGTGTGCCCGACACGAAGGTCGAACCGATCGTCTCCGGCGGGGTCGACCTGTACCCGGTGGAGCTGAGCTCGGACGAGGTCAAGCTGTATTACGAAGGATTCTCGAACGCGACGCTGTGGCCGCTGTACCACGACGTGCTGGTGGCACCGGTCTTCGACCGGGACTGGTGGCACTCGTACCTGGACGTGAACCGCCACTTCGCCGAGGAGACCGCGCGCACCGCGGCCGAGGGCGCAACCGTGTGGGTGCAGGACTACCAGTTGCAGTTGGTGCCCCGTCTGCTGCGGGAGATGCGCCCCGACCTGACCATCGGGTTCTTCCTCCACATCCCGTTCCCGCCCGTCGAACTGTTCATGCAGTTGCCGTGGCGCAAGGAGATCGTGGAGGGGCTGCTCGGCGCCGACCTCATCGGCTTCCACCTGCCCGGCGGCGCCAACAATTTCCTGTTCCTGGCGCGCCGGCTGCTGGGACTCGACACCACCACCGCAGGTGTCGGCGTGCGCAGCGCACTCGGCAAGGTGACACTCGACGGCCGGGTCGTGCAGGTCGGCGCGTTCCCCATTTCCGTCGACTCGCGGCAACTGGTCGAACAGGCAACCGATCCCGCCATCGTCGAACGGGCCGCCGAGATCCGCCGCGAACTCGGAAACCCCCGCAAGATTCTCCTCGGAGTCGACCGGCTCGACTACACGAAGGGCATCGACCTGCGGCTCTCGGCGCTCGGCGAACTGCTCGACGAGGGCCGCCTCGATCCGTCCGACACCGCGATGGTGCAACTCGCCACCCCCAGCCGTGAACGCGTCGAGCACTACATGAAGATGCGCAGTTCCATCGAGGAGCAGGTCAGCCACATCAACGGTGACCACGGTCAGATCGGCCGGCCATTCGTGCACTACCTCTATCAGCCGGTCGATCGCAGCGAACTGATCGCGCTGTTCCTGGCCGCCGACGTCATGCTGGTCACCCCCATGCGGGACGGGATGAACCTCGTCGCCAAGGAGTACGTGGCCTGTCGCGCGGACCTGGGCGGGGCGCTGGTGCTCAGCGAGTTCGCCGGTGCCGCCGCCGAACTCCGGGGCGCCTACCTGGTGAACCCGCACGACCTCGACGGAGTGAAGAACACGATCATGGCCGCGCTGGACCCGGAACGGGAGCAGGGACGGCGCCGCATGTCACGACTGCACCGTCAGGTGCTCGACCACGACGTGCACCGGTGGGCGCAGTCGTTCCTCGGCGCGTTGTAG
- a CDS encoding glycosyltransferase family 4 protein, producing MACAAVNVDALRIALIASSRHPIRQPFPGGLESHVWHLARSLCADGHRVSLFAGPGSDPGLGCAQLTVETLETSAAARQDVSMPPMDFLRDHHAYLRLMLDLAGPLADSSDVVHNHSLHYLPVAMAPAVPTPVLSTLHTPPTPWLESALAVRAGTDAHFVAVSKHTAAAWSHAIDRIDVVPNGVDVDRWPQGDGGPHLIWFGRLVAEKGAHVAIAAARRAGFAIRLAGPISDPGYFESTIAPLLGPGVTYLGHLAQPELATAIGGSAAAVITPLWDEPYGLVVAEALACGTPVAAFARGGIPEVLSADCGRLVVPDDVDALARVIPQVVALPRRVAREHARSHCSERRMVDAYVNIYRRLAANRVRADGDRKVAS from the coding sequence GTGGCGTGCGCTGCCGTGAACGTCGACGCCCTGCGCATCGCCCTGATCGCCTCCAGCCGGCACCCCATCCGCCAGCCCTTCCCCGGCGGCCTCGAATCGCACGTCTGGCACCTGGCGCGGAGCCTGTGCGCGGACGGGCATCGAGTCAGTCTGTTCGCCGGACCCGGATCCGATCCGGGTCTCGGTTGCGCGCAGCTGACGGTGGAGACCTTGGAAACGAGTGCGGCCGCCCGGCAGGACGTGTCGATGCCACCGATGGACTTCCTGCGGGACCACCACGCCTACCTGCGGTTGATGCTCGATCTCGCCGGACCGCTGGCGGATTCGTCCGACGTGGTGCACAACCACAGCCTGCACTACCTCCCCGTCGCCATGGCTCCCGCGGTCCCGACACCCGTGCTGTCGACATTGCACACTCCGCCCACCCCGTGGCTCGAGTCGGCTCTCGCCGTCCGGGCCGGCACCGACGCCCATTTCGTGGCCGTGAGCAAGCACACCGCCGCAGCGTGGAGTCACGCGATCGACCGCATCGACGTCGTGCCGAACGGGGTCGACGTCGACCGCTGGCCTCAGGGTGACGGCGGCCCGCACCTCATCTGGTTCGGCCGACTGGTAGCGGAGAAGGGTGCGCACGTCGCGATCGCGGCGGCGCGCCGAGCGGGCTTCGCGATCCGCCTTGCGGGGCCCATCAGCGATCCGGGCTACTTCGAGAGCACGATCGCACCCCTGCTGGGTCCCGGCGTGACCTATCTGGGCCACCTAGCCCAGCCCGAGTTGGCGACCGCGATCGGCGGTTCGGCGGCGGCGGTGATCACCCCGCTGTGGGACGAACCGTACGGTCTGGTCGTCGCCGAAGCGCTCGCCTGCGGAACGCCGGTCGCCGCGTTCGCGCGCGGCGGGATCCCCGAGGTCCTCTCCGCCGACTGCGGTCGCCTCGTTGTGCCCGACGACGTCGACGCCCTCGCCCGGGTGATACCGCAGGTCGTCGCGTTGCCACGCCGGGTAGCCCGCGAACACGCACGGAGCCACTGCTCGGAACGTCGCATGGTGGACGCCTACGTGAACATCTACCGGCGGCTCGCGGCGAACCGGGTCCGCGCCGACGGCGACCGGAAGGTGGCATCGTGA
- a CDS encoding glycosyltransferase — translation MIGYYIHHHGTGHRVRASSICAALEAPVTALSSAPVDPGGPFVDRVRLARDDRGSSPENPTADGALHWVPAHDVGLRTRMSRIASWVDATRPSLMVVDVSVEVAAFVRLLGVPVVMIAMPGERTDPAHRLGYRLADHIVAAWPQAMYDPEWLREFAHKTTFVGGISRFDGRASAAGPASSRPRILVLSGTAVTVGDVRRCAHVHRDYRWQALGVPGAPWIEDPWPELCGADVVVSDAGQNSVAEIAAARRPAIVIAQPRPFGEQSATAHSLASGGLAVSIPQWPEVTRWPALLDRALALGGDSWVRWQTAGAATRAAAVIDSLAKRAESAP, via the coding sequence GTGATCGGCTACTACATCCACCACCACGGGACGGGCCACCGGGTGCGCGCCTCGAGCATCTGCGCGGCCCTGGAGGCACCGGTCACCGCTCTCTCCTCGGCGCCGGTCGACCCCGGCGGTCCATTCGTGGACCGTGTCCGGCTGGCGCGCGACGACCGGGGCTCCTCCCCCGAGAACCCCACCGCCGACGGCGCACTGCACTGGGTTCCCGCCCACGACGTCGGGCTGCGGACCCGCATGTCCCGGATAGCGTCGTGGGTCGACGCGACCCGACCCAGCCTGATGGTCGTCGACGTCTCGGTGGAGGTGGCTGCATTCGTTCGACTGCTGGGCGTGCCCGTGGTGATGATCGCGATGCCGGGAGAGCGCACAGATCCAGCCCATCGTCTCGGCTACCGGCTCGCCGACCACATCGTGGCCGCATGGCCGCAGGCGATGTACGACCCGGAATGGTTACGGGAATTCGCGCACAAGACCACATTCGTCGGCGGGATCAGTCGGTTCGACGGCCGCGCATCCGCCGCCGGTCCCGCCTCCTCCCGACCCCGGATCCTGGTGCTCAGCGGCACCGCGGTGACGGTCGGGGACGTCCGTCGGTGCGCCCACGTGCATCGCGACTATCGATGGCAGGCACTCGGGGTTCCGGGCGCACCGTGGATCGAGGACCCCTGGCCGGAACTGTGCGGCGCCGACGTCGTCGTGTCCGACGCCGGGCAGAACTCGGTCGCCGAGATCGCCGCCGCCCGCCGTCCGGCCATCGTCATCGCGCAGCCGCGTCCGTTCGGTGAACAATCGGCCACGGCGCACTCGCTCGCGAGCGGTGGACTCGCCGTGTCGATACCGCAGTGGCCGGAGGTGACCAGATGGCCGGCGCTGCTCGACCGGGCACTCGCCCTCGGCGGCGACAGCTGGGTGCGTTGGCAGACCGCGGGCGCCGCCACCCGCGCAGCGGCAGTCATCGACAGCCTGGCGAAACGGGCGGAATCGGCGCCGTGA
- a CDS encoding glycosyltransferase family 2 protein, producing the protein MKVAVVTIAARRDRHLRMQLRSLERSQRTCDDHIVVAMGDPRTMDTVSENGHARGIWLDHDDGPLPLAAARNAGADAALAAGADLLVFLDVDCLASEGLLGCYVSAAEHPDNRSALLSGPVTYLPPPEPAGYDLAGLGRLRSPHPARPAPPHGTVTAGSDFDLFWSLSFAVGRATWQHIGGFCTDYTGYGGEDTDFAQTARAAGVGLRWVGGADAFHQYHPVSDPPVEHLRDILTNAHTFHRRWGWWPMQGWLRAFEADGLIEYDRDRRTWVRS; encoded by the coding sequence GTGAAGGTCGCGGTCGTAACGATCGCCGCACGCCGGGACCGTCATCTGCGGATGCAGTTGCGTTCCCTCGAACGGAGCCAGCGTACCTGCGACGACCACATCGTCGTCGCGATGGGTGACCCGCGGACGATGGACACTGTCTCCGAGAACGGACACGCACGGGGGATCTGGCTCGACCACGACGACGGCCCGCTGCCCCTGGCGGCCGCACGCAATGCGGGTGCGGATGCCGCACTCGCCGCCGGCGCCGATCTGCTGGTCTTCCTCGACGTCGACTGCCTGGCGTCCGAGGGTCTTCTCGGCTGCTACGTGTCGGCGGCCGAGCATCCGGACAACCGGTCGGCCCTGCTGTCCGGCCCCGTGACGTACCTTCCGCCTCCAGAACCCGCAGGGTACGACCTCGCCGGGCTCGGGCGGCTGCGATCCCCTCACCCGGCCCGCCCGGCGCCGCCGCACGGGACCGTCACAGCGGGAAGCGACTTCGATCTGTTCTGGTCACTGTCCTTCGCCGTCGGCCGGGCGACCTGGCAGCACATCGGCGGGTTCTGCACCGACTACACCGGCTACGGCGGCGAGGACACCGACTTCGCGCAGACCGCCCGCGCCGCGGGAGTCGGTCTGCGATGGGTGGGCGGAGCCGACGCGTTTCACCAGTATCACCCCGTGTCGGATCCACCCGTCGAGCACCTGCGGGACATCCTCACCAACGCCCACACCTTCCACCGGCGCTGGGGGTGGTGGCCGATGCAAGGCTGGCTGAGGGCGTTCGAAGCCGACGGCCTGATCGAGTACGACCGCGATCGCCGCACGTGGGTGAGGAGTTGA
- a CDS encoding GAF and ANTAR domain-containing protein, protein MAETVGERPESMSPKLDNATIAAQLGSLATALDEFNRNSGSQVEMSLLLQRVCDQVVDAIADADMAGISLLRDGRVVTVAYTDEAVREIDIPNFQALDGDYFGVAGTRKVVKARLGEAAARWPSVADNLDQAGMRSFLSAPLAVDEALAGTLNIYGQGDHGFSELDAVVLLVYTTAIEGLLRSARSVELARNEVSGLTKAMKSRAVIEQAKGIVMALRGVPADQAFEILVAQSQQEHVKLAEVARRIVESVTTNPE, encoded by the coding sequence ATGGCCGAGACTGTGGGTGAGCGCCCCGAGTCGATGTCCCCCAAGCTCGACAACGCGACGATCGCCGCCCAATTGGGCTCCTTGGCAACCGCGTTGGACGAGTTCAATCGCAATTCTGGCTCGCAGGTGGAGATGAGCCTGCTGCTTCAGCGGGTCTGCGACCAGGTGGTGGACGCGATCGCCGACGCCGACATGGCCGGGATTTCGCTGCTGCGCGACGGACGGGTGGTGACCGTCGCGTACACGGACGAGGCGGTCCGTGAGATCGACATTCCGAACTTTCAGGCCCTCGACGGCGACTACTTCGGTGTCGCCGGAACGCGGAAGGTCGTCAAGGCCCGGCTCGGGGAGGCCGCGGCCCGGTGGCCGTCGGTCGCGGACAATCTCGACCAGGCCGGCATGCGCAGCTTCCTATCCGCGCCGCTCGCCGTCGACGAGGCCCTCGCCGGCACACTCAACATCTACGGGCAGGGGGATCACGGGTTCAGCGAACTCGACGCCGTGGTGCTGCTCGTCTACACGACGGCGATCGAGGGTTTGCTGAGGAGCGCCCGCAGCGTGGAGTTGGCCAGGAACGAGGTTTCGGGTCTCACGAAGGCCATGAAGTCCCGTGCGGTCATCGAGCAGGCCAAGGGAATCGTGATGGCGCTGCGGGGCGTGCCCGCGGACCAGGCGTTCGAGATCCTCGTCGCGCAGTCGCAGCAGGAGCACGTCAAGTTGGCCGAGGTGGCGCGCCGCATCGTCGAGTCGGTGACGACGAATCCCGAGTGA
- a CDS encoding FUSC family protein, giving the protein MHVTTLRRLRSWAGDGQRNTVVVQSAKAATAAVLAWILAERLLGLPQPFLAPYAAVFMIEVTVSRSLRVAGEQLAAVSLGVLLAAAVGMLLDSVTVGVGVAVLTGLLLGRWHRFGSSGVWVAVTALLMVTYGDSDQPAILGDRILAIALGAGTGVAVNALLLPPLYLRRSERAVTGLGSTATSLLCDVARELREPGTGGQPDRWAERAAHVRVQLDDALDAVAWTDESARANMRRAAGPAAAGRKWKPAVVALSEGWPQCTEIVRATSLALAPQPPFGPLDPEIRESAAAFVDALADVIRAEFAFADSRDAPVAACRTAEERLRNFEDAVSSHSGLTRGSSMSAGSILRPSAAALSLLTGESPASPSGTGSVDGGGPGVE; this is encoded by the coding sequence TTGCACGTCACCACACTCCGACGTCTGCGCTCGTGGGCGGGGGACGGTCAGCGAAACACCGTGGTGGTGCAGTCGGCGAAGGCCGCGACCGCTGCGGTGCTCGCATGGATTCTGGCCGAGCGCCTTCTCGGGCTGCCGCAGCCGTTCCTCGCGCCCTACGCAGCGGTGTTCATGATCGAGGTCACCGTGTCGCGATCACTGCGGGTGGCCGGCGAGCAACTCGCGGCGGTCTCGCTCGGGGTGTTGCTGGCCGCGGCGGTCGGAATGCTGCTCGATTCGGTCACCGTCGGTGTCGGTGTGGCGGTGCTGACGGGTCTCCTGCTCGGCCGGTGGCACCGATTCGGTTCGAGCGGGGTGTGGGTGGCGGTCACCGCGCTGCTGATGGTGACGTACGGCGATTCCGATCAACCGGCGATACTCGGCGACCGCATCCTGGCGATCGCGCTCGGCGCCGGCACCGGGGTGGCCGTGAACGCGCTGCTCCTGCCTCCGCTGTACCTGAGGCGGTCCGAACGCGCAGTGACGGGGCTGGGTTCGACGGCCACGTCGCTGTTGTGCGACGTGGCCCGGGAGTTGCGGGAACCGGGAACCGGTGGACAGCCCGATCGTTGGGCTGAACGGGCGGCGCACGTGCGGGTGCAACTGGACGACGCCCTGGACGCCGTGGCCTGGACGGATGAGAGCGCGCGCGCCAATATGCGACGCGCCGCCGGTCCGGCCGCCGCCGGAAGGAAATGGAAACCGGCGGTCGTGGCGCTGTCCGAGGGCTGGCCCCAGTGCACGGAGATCGTCCGCGCCACCTCGCTGGCGCTGGCGCCGCAACCCCCGTTCGGCCCGCTCGACCCGGAGATCCGGGAGAGTGCGGCCGCGTTCGTGGACGCACTGGCAGACGTGATCCGAGCCGAATTCGCCTTCGCCGACAGCCGCGACGCTCCGGTCGCCGCCTGCCGGACGGCGGAGGAGCGGCTCCGCAACTTCGAGGACGCGGTGTCCTCCCACAGCGGTCTGACCCGGGGTTCGTCGATGAGCGCCGGAAGCATCCTCCGGCCGTCCGCGGCGGCGCTGAGTTTGCTGACCGGGGAATCTCCCGCCTCACCGTCCGGGACGGGATCGGTGGACGGAGGCGGTCCCGGGGTCGAGTAA
- a CDS encoding SigB/SigF/SigG family RNA polymerase sigma factor has product MSPVSERGERHRPGRDDYKDVAPTVARLRALDASSGEASALRDEVITRCLPLADHIARRFGGRGEAHEDLLQVARLGLVKAVDRFDPDRGFDFVSYAVPTIMGEVRRYFRDTGWSMRVPRRMQELHALITKAVDELSQELGRSPSASEIAAQLELDVREVSEGLLAKNAYQTLSMDAAMGDDPDDLPLAETLGEEDPELANVESHAAVRPALQKLPPLERRVLMLRFFGSMTQTEIAQRVGVSQMQVSRILARTLSGLRAQLGDG; this is encoded by the coding sequence GTGTCACCGGTTTCGGAACGTGGCGAGCGGCACCGTCCCGGCAGAGACGACTACAAGGACGTGGCGCCCACGGTGGCGCGCCTGCGAGCCTTGGACGCGTCGTCCGGGGAGGCGTCCGCGCTGCGCGACGAAGTCATCACACGCTGCCTTCCGCTCGCCGATCACATCGCCCGCCGATTCGGCGGGCGCGGCGAGGCGCACGAGGATCTGCTGCAGGTCGCCCGGCTCGGACTGGTCAAGGCCGTCGACCGCTTCGATCCGGACCGGGGCTTCGACTTCGTGTCCTACGCGGTGCCCACGATCATGGGCGAGGTTCGCCGGTATTTCCGCGACACCGGCTGGTCGATGCGGGTGCCCCGCCGCATGCAGGAACTTCACGCGTTGATCACCAAGGCCGTCGACGAGCTGTCGCAGGAACTGGGTCGGTCACCTTCGGCCAGTGAGATCGCCGCCCAACTCGAACTCGACGTCCGTGAAGTATCCGAGGGCCTGCTCGCGAAGAACGCCTACCAAACCTTGTCGATGGATGCAGCCATGGGTGATGATCCCGACGACCTTCCCCTCGCGGAGACGCTCGGCGAGGAGGATCCGGAGCTCGCGAACGTGGAGAGTCACGCCGCCGTGCGGCCTGCGCTGCAGAAACTTCCGCCGCTCGAACGCCGCGTGCTGATGTTGCGGTTCTTCGGATCGATGACCCAGACGGAAATCGCCCAGCGCGTGGGCGTCTCGCAGATGCAGGTGTCGAGGATCCTGGCGCGCACCCTCTCCGGACTGCGGGCGCAGCTGGGCGACGGCTGA
- a CDS encoding ATP-binding protein: MAEVDEVRRMRTRSGVPVELRVAAEFEQLPVVRAVAETLAVLGDFTLDDVADIKLAVDEVCSELIAAAPGSAELTCSFVVTEPGLHVTISAPLTRGGVPNRESFGWHVLETLMNAVSVSEGPVGNGSVERTVAVELVKYRGTI; encoded by the coding sequence ATGGCCGAGGTCGACGAGGTTAGACGAATGAGAACGAGATCCGGTGTGCCCGTGGAGCTTCGTGTGGCGGCGGAGTTCGAACAGTTGCCTGTGGTGCGCGCCGTCGCGGAAACTCTCGCCGTTCTGGGAGACTTCACGCTCGACGACGTGGCCGATATCAAACTTGCCGTGGACGAGGTGTGTTCGGAACTGATCGCGGCTGCGCCGGGAAGTGCCGAACTGACGTGTTCGTTCGTCGTCACGGAGCCGGGGTTGCATGTGACGATCAGTGCACCCCTCACCCGCGGCGGAGTGCCCAACCGGGAGAGCTTCGGCTGGCACGTGCTCGAGACGTTGATGAATGCGGTTTCGGTATCGGAGGGACCCGTCGGCAACGGGTCCGTCGAACGGACCGTGGCGGTGGAACTGGTCAAATACAGGGGCACCATCTAG
- a CDS encoding cold-shock protein — MSAGHTLPARQSTALRTGTVRWFNAEQGFGFLAPADGSDDIFVHVSEIAGDGHRILEEGQRVSFAVCRTETGDQARDVRIA; from the coding sequence ATGAGCGCCGGGCACACGCTGCCGGCCCGGCAGTCGACGGCACTGCGCACGGGCACGGTGCGATGGTTCAACGCCGAACAGGGTTTCGGTTTCCTCGCCCCGGCCGACGGATCCGACGACATCTTCGTGCACGTCTCCGAAATCGCCGGCGACGGTCACCGCATTCTCGAGGAAGGGCAGCGCGTCAGCTTCGCCGTCTGCCGCACCGAGACCGGCGACCAGGCACGCGACGTCCGGATCGCCTGA
- a CDS encoding Dps family protein, with the protein MSKFTVPGLSDDQGARVADILQKRLSAYNDLHLTLKHIHWNVVGPNFIGVHEMIDPQVELVRGYADAVAERIAALGNSPDGTPAAIARDRTWDDYSVKRDTAQAHLGALDLVYSGVVGDNRKAIAETGDLDPITEDLLIGQTGELEKFQWFVRAHLENSGGSLSNNGAHSEKQAAAQAR; encoded by the coding sequence ATGTCGAAGTTCACCGTGCCAGGTCTTTCCGACGATCAGGGCGCGCGAGTCGCCGACATACTTCAGAAGCGGCTCAGCGCATACAACGATCTGCATCTGACGCTCAAGCACATTCACTGGAATGTGGTGGGTCCGAATTTCATCGGCGTGCACGAGATGATCGACCCGCAGGTCGAGTTGGTGCGGGGCTACGCGGACGCCGTCGCCGAACGCATCGCCGCGCTGGGGAATTCGCCCGACGGCACCCCGGCCGCGATCGCCCGCGACCGCACCTGGGACGACTACTCGGTGAAGCGGGACACGGCGCAGGCGCATCTCGGTGCCCTCGACCTCGTCTACAGCGGCGTCGTCGGAGACAACCGCAAGGCGATCGCTGAGACGGGCGACCTCGACCCGATCACCGAGGACCTTCTCATCGGGCAAACCGGCGAACTCGAGAAGTTCCAGTGGTTCGTCCGCGCCCATCTCGAGAACTCCGGCGGCAGCCTCTCGAACAACGGCGCGCACTCCGAGAAGCAGGCAGCCGCGCAAGCGCGGTGA
- a CDS encoding csbD family protein, whose translation MADNNSGPAEAVKGVVEDVKGKAKEAAGAVSGQDDLTREGKAQQDKAAAQREAAAKEAEAEKARGKAEAQEARQRAEQ comes from the coding sequence ATGGCTGACAACAACAGCGGTCCGGCAGAGGCCGTCAAGGGCGTCGTCGAAGACGTCAAGGGTAAAGCGAAGGAAGCCGCGGGTGCGGTGTCCGGCCAGGACGATCTCACCCGCGAGGGCAAGGCGCAGCAGGACAAGGCCGCCGCCCAACGCGAGGCCGCCGCAAAGGAAGCCGAAGCCGAGAAGGCCCGCGGCAAGGCCGAAGCGCAGGAAGCACGCCAGCGCGCCGAACAGTGA
- a CDS encoding GlsB/YeaQ/YmgE family stress response membrane protein → MLGLGILGWIIIGGLAGWIGSKIMKTDAQMGIILNIVVGIVGGLLGGFILRLFGTDVEGGGLWFSFFTCLLGAVILLFLVKLVTGRSTAGRR, encoded by the coding sequence GTGCTAGGACTGGGAATTCTGGGCTGGATCATCATCGGCGGCCTCGCCGGGTGGATCGGCAGCAAGATCATGAAGACCGACGCCCAGATGGGCATCATCCTCAACATCGTCGTCGGAATCGTCGGCGGTCTCCTCGGCGGCTTCATCCTCCGCCTCTTCGGCACCGACGTCGAGGGCGGCGGTCTCTGGTTCAGCTTCTTCACCTGCCTCCTCGGTGCGGTGATACTCCTGTTCCTGGTCAAGCTCGTGACCGGGCGAAGCACGGCCGGGCGACGCTAG
- a CDS encoding DUF6328 family protein — MDSRGPARDDANWNFRARHETETQRLDRNWSGLLQELRVVQTGVQLLTGFLLTLPFQQRFEDLSDSEVAIYLATVALSVTSTMLLVAPAGLHRMLFRRHALPDLVSASHRLAICGIATLALALIGVVALIFSFVISPIAGVVAAAVALAMFCGLWVFAAILRSRHRSTDGDSADR, encoded by the coding sequence ATGGACAGTCGAGGACCGGCTCGGGACGATGCGAACTGGAACTTCCGCGCCCGGCACGAGACCGAGACTCAACGACTCGACCGGAACTGGAGCGGCCTTCTCCAGGAACTGCGCGTCGTGCAGACCGGGGTGCAACTACTCACCGGCTTCCTGTTGACGTTGCCGTTCCAGCAACGGTTCGAGGACCTCTCGGACAGTGAGGTTGCCATCTATCTGGCGACCGTCGCACTGTCGGTGACGTCGACCATGCTCCTGGTGGCCCCGGCCGGCCTGCACCGCATGCTCTTCCGTCGGCACGCGCTCCCGGATCTCGTGTCCGCATCGCATCGCCTCGCGATCTGTGGCATCGCCACCCTCGCGCTGGCGCTGATCGGTGTGGTGGCGTTGATCTTCAGCTTCGTGATCTCACCCATCGCCGGAGTTGTCGCCGCCGCGGTGGCCCTCGCGATGTTTTGCGGACTCTGGGTCTTCGCCGCGATCCTGCGGTCGCGGCATCGCTCGACCGACGGCGATTCCGCCGATCGATGA
- a CDS encoding phage holin family protein — MTDIHRGDTPRVQPPGAAHDLDDLSTVQLVERLTDQVTGLVRTEMTHALTEVKDKGTRFGIGAGVSGAGVLLLLSGFGALVATAILGLATALDPWLAALIVAAVLIVVGSVVAAVGARRAKNALPPVPARTANSVRADVDTVKEGLR; from the coding sequence ATGACCGATATCCATCGCGGCGATACCCCGCGGGTCCAGCCGCCCGGCGCTGCACACGATCTCGACGATCTGTCGACGGTCCAACTCGTCGAACGACTCACCGATCAGGTGACGGGACTCGTACGGACCGAGATGACCCATGCCCTCACCGAAGTGAAAGACAAGGGAACGCGCTTCGGGATCGGAGCGGGTGTCTCCGGAGCGGGCGTGCTGCTCCTGCTGTCCGGATTCGGGGCCCTCGTCGCCACCGCAATTCTGGGATTGGCGACGGCACTCGATCCGTGGCTGGCCGCGTTGATCGTGGCCGCCGTACTGATCGTGGTGGGCAGCGTCGTGGCGGCGGTCGGAGCCCGCCGCGCCAAGAACGCGCTGCCGCCTGTACCCGCGCGGACGGCGAACAGCGTGCGCGCCGACGTCGACACCGTCAAGGAAGGCCTTCGATGA